A stretch of Scheffersomyces stipitis CBS 6054 chromosome 2, complete sequence DNA encodes these proteins:
- a CDS encoding cyanamide hydratase: MSSYGFVKISRDVKLAVPNPSAPTAQTDVDLPSTPLAQYVLEYVTRRLPKEVLNHSLRVFLYSRAIIKDQFPEWDLDLEVVFVTSLLHDIATTDENMKATKMSFEFYGGIIARDLILNKNANQDYAEAVSEAIIRHQDLGESGYITTLGLILQIATILDNVGLHTHLIHPVTLSAVNKKFSREGWLTCFAHAIDRENEEKPWGHTSALGTHKFREDVLANSFTYEKL, encoded by the coding sequence ATGTCTTCCTACGGTTTTGTCAAGATTTCCAGAGACGTCAAGCTTGCGGTTCCTAACCCTTCGGCTCCCACGGCTCAGACAGATGTCGATTTGCCATCGACTCCTTTAGCTCAGTATGTGTTGGAGTATGTTACCAGACGTTTACCAAAGGAAGTATTGAACCACTCGCTCAGAGTATTTTTGTACAGTAGAGCTATCATCAAGGACCAATTCCCAGAATGggacttggacttggaagTGGTCTTTGTCACCAGCTTGTTGCACGACATCGCTACTACTGACGAGAACATGAAGGCCACCAAGATGTCGTTTGAATTCTACGGGGGCATCATTGCTCGTGATTTGATTTTAAACAAGAACGCAAACCAGGACTATGCTGAAGCTGTCAGCGAGGCCATCATCAGACACCAGGACTTGGGCGAGTCTGGCTACATCACTACCTTAGGGTTGATTTTGCAGATCGCAACCATCTTAGACAATGTAGGCTTGCATACGCACTTGATCCATCCAGTCACTTTGAGTGCTGTtaacaagaagttctcTAGAGAAGGCTGGTTGACCTGTTTTGCCCATGCCATAGACAGggaaaacgaagaaaagcCATGGGGCCACACCAGTGCTTTGGGTACGCATAAATTCAGAGAAGATGTTTTGGCTAACAGCTTTACATATGAGAAATTGTAG
- a CDS encoding predicted protein, with amino-acid sequence MLLEEYLTLMDMSITVCVLEDQQPFDVTKKKSPESEDQPKAARCKEERRGSRSDPNVEIDNIVDSVNYTTKFKEHEQLKFAVQYFYPAIGVKNTRSLPEVEQTNLIEQQSVYVCTQTGMYAPHRGGFVPPTIYALSNSSTPGLRRVKTSLYGSSTVS; translated from the exons ATGTTATTAGAAGAGTATTTAACGTTAATGGATATGTCTATTACTGTATGTGTTCTAGAAGACCAGCAACCATTCGATGTcacaaagaaaaagagtcCAGAACTGGAGGATCAACCTAAAGCAGCCAGGTGCAAGGAAGAGAGAAGAGGCAGCCGTAGCGACCCTAACGTGGAAATTGACAACATCGTCGATTCAGTCAACT ACACCACGAAATTCAAAGAACACGAACAGTTGAAATTTGCCGTCCAGTATTTCTACCCTGCTATCG GTGT TAAAAATACGAGATCGCTCCCTGAGGTGGAACAGACCAATTTAATAGAACAGCAATCTGTTTACGTTTGCACCCAAACAGGAATGTACGCGCCGCACCGCGGTGGCTTTGTACCGCCGACCATCTACGCATTAAGCAATTCGTCAACACCAGGCTTGCGTAGGGTGAAAACCTCCCTATATGGAAGCAGCACCGTGCTGTAG
- a CDS encoding predicted protein (go_component microtubule associated complex~go_funtion microtubule motor activity~go_process microtubule-based process), translating to MRSTVILKASDLPEEIQTKVFELAEQSLSYKVEKDIAAYLKKELDQLYGPTWHVIVGRSFGSYVTHEQGYFIYFYLGDLAFLAFKSG from the coding sequence ATGCGATCTACAGTCATCCTAAAAGCTTCAGACCTACCCGAAGAGATCCAAACAAAGGTCTTTGAGTTGGCGGAACAGTCGTTATCAtacaaagttgaaaaggatATCGCAGCCTATctcaagaaagaattggatCAGTTATATGGACCCACTTGGCATGTGATTGTGGGGCGAAGCTTTGGCAGCTATGTGACCCACGAACAGGGCTatttcatctacttctacCTCGGTGATCTCGCCTTCCTTGCTTTTAAGAGTGGATAA
- the APT1 gene encoding adenine phosphoribosyltransferase (adenine phosphoribosyltransferase (APT1) (APT2)~go_process nucleoside metabolism), whose translation MEIATLAKELKANLKQFPNFPSEGILFEDFLPIFTKPDLFNKLVKAFKLHVGDKKVDYVVGLESRGFLFGPALALALNAGFVPVRKPGKLPGPTYSVEFQKEYGSDKFEIQQDVLPAGSKVLVVDDILATGGSAFAAGELVTKSGAEIVEYLFVMELDFLKGRDKLGKPVFTLLSGQEEKLK comes from the exons ATG GAAATCGCCACTCTTGCCAAAGAGCTCAAGGCCAACTTGAAGCAATTCCCCAACTTTCCCTCAGAAGGTATTCTTTTTGAGGATTTCTTGCCTATTTTCACCAAGCcagacttgttcaacaagttggtgaaggCCTTCAAGTTGCATGTTGGTGACAAAAAGGTCGACTATGTTGTTGGTTTGGAAAGCAGAGGCTTCTTGTTTGGTCCAGCTTTGGCATTGGCCTTGAATGCTGGTTTTGTTCCTGTCAGAAAGCCCGGTAAGTTGCCTGGTCCTACTTACTCTGTTGAATTCCAGAAGGAATACGGTTCTGACAAGTttgaaattcaacaagatgtttTGCCTGCTGGCTCCAAGGTTTTGGTGGTGGACGACATTTTAGCTACTGGTGGAAGTGCCTTTGCTGCCGGCGAATTGGTGACCAAGAGCGGCGCTGAAATCGTCGAGTACTTGTTCGTCATGGAGttggatttcttgaagGGAAGAGACAAGTTAGGCAAGCCTGTGTTCACTTTGTTGAGCggtcaagaagagaagcttAAGTAG